The Humulus lupulus chromosome 7, drHumLupu1.1, whole genome shotgun sequence region gaatttaaaagtaacaaaaaaaaaaaaagtatatatgatatatttaatgtaatattaaatattataagttaATTTTAAACAGCTTAAAACAATTAATTTCTCTTATCAAGATATTTTTATACAgaagtatgtatatatataaaattctTTTAGTTTGTAAGAATTCACAAGAAAACGCGAAACAGCTCAAATTATCATAGCCTGATACATATAATCAAACTAATTCATCAATGAATAAAAAGCAGTAATATAACCAGTAATAAAGATTAATGAAATAATGAATACATGGACATAATTTTAGCCCTTTATTCGTATTTTACACTATTAAATTACGAAATATCATAAGAAATATATTAAACTCTTGATAATATTTCTCTAAACCAAATAACATTCATTTATTGTTATCATTTATGTATATGTCATCATCAGAATTGAGCAACTTCACCATTGTTGTCGGACATAGATGGCCACTGAAACCTGCAAAGGTTGCATAGAGGAGAATACAAAGAAGTCGTTTGGTACTTATCTTCCCCACCCATCATCGGCATCGGAACTCCAATTTTGACCGGGCTCACGTAACCTGGTTGGTATGTCTTACCCAAAACCCCCTCAACAGAATCTGAGAGGTCGAAGAATCTGAACTGAGTTTCCAAGTGAGTGAACGAATCCCCTTCTGGGATTTGATAGTTGTGGACTCTGTTCTCTTCTTTTCCAATGGGTTTCACTTTAATGTCCATTTGCACGAGACCTGCCACCGTTACTCTGATGCTGTTATAATCGTCGGTTCTCTCTAAAACGACTTGTCGTCTGTTGAGAGTGCTGTCGGTCCTCCATTCGGCCTCGCCGTCAGTTGGGATTTGGATGGACTCGCCGTCCCAGCTGGCAATGAGAGCATCATTGGCGTCGTTCCATTGTGAGACACGCTTTGCTCCGATGACAAGGGTGTGAGTGTCGAACATGACGGACAGGGCCTGGACCCATGTGTAGTCTCGGGTCCTGCCTTGGGGCCTTGTTCCGATAGAGTGTGCGTTTATTTGGAGGTTTTCGTCGGAGACGATGGCGAAGTTGCCACCCTTTGCGCCATGGAAGTAAAACATTATGCCGTCACCACCGACGAAACGTGGGTCGTAGCAGAGGGAACCGTAGCCATTACAGTTGGGTCTTCTAACTGCCAAAATCACAAACAGAGCCAAGAGTGAGCTTTAAATTTCTTTTTAAGACCTAGACTATGCATATCATACATTAATTGAAAATCATCAATGATCATAAACAACGAAATAACCCTTTTGAGCTTGTTATACTATAGAAATAAAGTGACCTTTACTTGAGTACTCTTAATGATCATATAGCTTGTTAtacaagtttttataaaatatatgttGCTTTATATATCATGTGGTGTCTAACATATTTAAAGTGACACATTATGTTGGGCACCATATGAAGCATTAATATAGCAATATATATTTGTTTAAGTTTTACTATTTCAAAATTCTAATTGCACAGTGATCACATGTATTTCACGTATTGATGAGTACTAAGTACCTTTCAAAATATGTACTATAGAATAATGTcatgaaggaaataaatgaagaGCATATGATGAAGAGAAAGGAGGCTTACACTTGCAAGTGACTTCACACTTGCTGCTGCAATCAACGTAGCAACCTTTCTTCTTCTTGTTGTTCTTAGGCTTTCTCGAAGGGCATTCGGCGGGACATGTAAGGGTTTTGGAATTACATTTCCCCCTGGCTTTGCAGAAAGCTCGTTCCCTCCCTGAAGCTAACGGCGTCAAAACGTCGTAGTGTGTTGAGGCAGCGTCGCCTGCTGGCTTCGTCGGCTTCGTTGGCTTATCATTGCTGTTCCCATTTCCATTTCCGTTACCGTTTCCGTTATTGCTTCCACTGTTGTTGTTTCCGTTACCATTGCCGTTGTTGCTTCCACCGTTATtgttgccgtttccgttgccgTTGCTACCTCCATTGTTGTTGTTTCCGTTACCATTACCGTTGTTGCTTCCACTGTTGTTGTTGCCATTGTTGTTGCCGTTGTTGTCTCCACTGTTGTtgttgccgttgccgttgccgttgtTGTCTCCACTGTTGTTGTTGCCGATGTTGTTTCCGTTGTTACCACCTTGGCCCCTAGCATTGATCGCCATTTCCATTGAGATCAACACAGCGAAGAGAGCCACAAATGCATGTGACTTTCTTAGTCTAGCCATCTCTAAATACAATTATATGTTTCCTTTTTTTATGTTGAATTCTTCTATTTGAGAAATAAAATGTCTATATGAGATGATGAGTGTTATGATTATAAGCTGTGCTTATATAATACCTAAGAGAACTCAATTAATCAATTCTATACTAAAGCTTGGAGTTCGGCTTAAGGTTTGGCATTAATTGATTCTTCTTCAAAACTAAACAAAAGCAGCtggaaaaataataaataggaaagagagaaaaaaaatgcaTTTGTAGGAGTATTTTATTACGTTGACTTTACTAATTAACCAAACCCATAATTAACTGTATGCCATTTGGAATAATTATAAGAAGTATATCTAAAGAAATCAGTACGTTAGGCTTATATGGATTGCCTATGTACTTAGACAACTAAATGCACAAGTTGTAATACTATAGAATGTTTCACACTATTTTCGTGCGTGAGAATATGTATTGGGATAAAAGATTCTAGTTAACTTTTATAGCAAGTCAGCTGTGTGCTTAGAACTGCTTCAAAGTTCTTTTACATTTTTTCGGTCAATGAGTCTGACCCAAGAAAATTGCTATATAATATATTCTGCCCATGCAATAGCAAAATATGTAAAGGTTATTGTTATGAATGGCTAGTTTGGATTGTTTTGACGATCCCGGCCTAAAATTATTCATTGAAAAAATTCAATGATAAATTAAGATACTACTCATGATCTGAATAATTACCTTAAAAATAACTTTCGTAAAATTACTATTTATAATTAATGGGGGGTATATATATAAGTTTTGTATTATTGAAGGATTTTTATGGACTTAATCCTACTTGTACTCCATGAAACTTTTAAGACAGTGTAAAACAGTTAAATTAACCTATGAATAAGCCTCAGAGAAACTCAATATAGCTGGATCTAACTTCGATATATAGTTAGGTCGGTATTCTTCTTTAGAAAAGAACACTAATATAATATAGTATGGCTATAAACATAAAGATGGTTCTCTATACTCAACCatatgcaaatattataatattacattattatataGCAGTTATTACCTTTCGGGCAAGgaaaaaatcaacaataataaaaGGACAAGCAAAAGGTCACTTTTACAAATGTGAAAGAGGACAAATAAAGCAAGCGAGCTTAATTAATGTGATGAATTTAGtagtaatattataaaaaatatatatataaattgtttcATGCCAAAGACGTCCAGGAAAATTTGAGCGATTGGTAAAATAATGCATGAGTAGCACGTAATGGTTGAAAAAAATCACCTGTTCCcaatttttatatatatcatCTCCAACATGCAGGGATGCGAAAATATTTTTGccaaacatatattttttaatgaacTAAGGATATTAGTTAAAAATAGTACATAATTTATTTGTAAAttgtaatatattatatataatgtcACATTTAAAAAGGAGGAGAAAAACAAAACCACTGTAGTATATGACTTTTATGTTACATATGAGATATGTATAATGTTATACATTGATGTTATGATTGCAGTGACATAAGGTTACCACAGATATAAAATCATGAAATTGTATTGATATTGATTgagatatatgatatatgtctgtggAGTTGTGTCATGTCATCAAGCCCTAATGGAAAGTTGGAAAGGGTAAAAAGAAAGGCGGCAAGGGCTACTTTTGGGCACTACAACCAAAAGCTAAAAGTTGAAAGTAAAAAGTAAGGGcataagtaaaagaaaaaaaaaaggcatgGTGCAAAACAAGAAGCTTAAACACATTGAGGAgcaaattcaaaattttcatattattagAAAAGTTGAAGAGGGTAATCTGATAGTCTAGAAACATACATCAATGTATTTGGTTGTGCACTAGAATCTTATCTATGATTCTTGGGAATATcattttctgtgtttggttgcGTATAGTAATCTGTcaagttttcatattttttataaaattaatataataatatatttcgtcaaaataataaataatataattataaaaagcaaataacattttaaaaaattaccaaattcttcattagattataatttataaataattttactcgcgaaatatttttttaacaaaattaaaaaatacagttattatatactagaatcaagtataatttttaaaaatacaaaaatacccttatattatttttaataatatttcatttgttattttaaactaaagtaataATATAAAGGCTTTACATATTAATTTCtttcaataaaaattattatttatcattttatagtttgatatatgtatatttgtttttatattataagtttcaaaaataaaataagtcattaactaaaaattattggtttaagattatttttttttttaaaatactaatAATTTTGCAGTGTTACGCATTCCTGGATATCTGAAAACCACCTGTCAAATGGATTTCACTTGAACCCAGAATCAGGATAAGTTAAAACCCCTAGAGTTCAGTTTCTCATATTAGAAAAACTCAAACTCAATACCAAACATGAGAAAGTGTTCAGATTCTCATTACCGTCTACAGATTCCTGCATACCAAATGACCCCTTAGGGATTAAAATGCTTCTCCGAACATACTTAGACAATCTAAGAAGAAATAGGTGTGCAGTCACCAAATCAAAAGCTTAAAGACAAATATGCAAAGTATTTGTCATCTCAAATTAAGAGTGGTAAAAGAAGTATCTACAAAGAGAGGCAAAGAGTTTAACTGCCAAATTCTAAAATTGACTTGAGTCTCACATGTGTCCTTAAATTACCACATGTATCCTTGACGGGGTGTTTGTTGAACATtttaaatctttatttttattgtaaataaatgaagaaaaagaatgaGCGAGgagaaatagaaaataaataataattataataataatatctccACATTTCTCTCTACTAACCAATAACTCCTCAACAATCACCAATCACTTTTATCCACTCTCTCCACTCCAACCACTCTCTAATAATCTAGAGTCCATAAATAGGGAAAGAAACTAATCAAAGAGCGTGAGAAAAATACAAAAAAGAGAGAAATCTATCAAAATTCTAAGAGAAACACCACAAccaaaagaaaataaacacaaataggagAGTTAAGAAAAAGTTTCATCTTAAGTATGTTGGCTTCAAAGTATTGATTCTCTTTCTTGTCTTTCGTCGTTGTAGAGtaccaggaatttggagggaacaagaGGCGGGAACTGACTCTACGG contains the following coding sequences:
- the LOC133792092 gene encoding uncharacterized protein LOC133792092, coding for MARLRKSHAFVALFAVLISMEMAINARGQGGNNGNNIGNNNSGDNNGNGNGNNNSGDNNGNNNGNNNSGSNNGNGNGNNNNGGSNGNGNGNNNGGSNNGNGNGNNNSGSNNGNGNGNGNGNSNDKPTKPTKPAGDAASTHYDVLTPLASGRERAFCKARGKCNSKTLTCPAECPSRKPKNNKKKKGCYVDCSSKCEVTCKFRRPNCNGYGSLCYDPRFVGGDGIMFYFHGAKGGNFAIVSDENLQINAHSIGTRPQGRTRDYTWVQALSVMFDTHTLVIGAKRVSQWNDANDALIASWDGESIQIPTDGEAEWRTDSTLNRRQVVLERTDDYNSIRVTVAGLVQMDIKVKPIGKEENRVHNYQIPEGDSFTHLETQFRFFDLSDSVEGVLGKTYQPGYVSPVKIGVPMPMMGGEDKYQTTSLYSPLCNLCRFQWPSMSDNNGEVAQF